From a region of the Neisseria subflava genome:
- the ubiT gene encoding ubiquinone anaerobic biosynthesis accessory factor UbiT, whose protein sequence is MALPEIILPKWMAKIGTKLPGKPPRFVLVSVLNTMLKKGLLPADMELFAGRKFEIEVLDAGIKVRFSANTEKFLDDNFSGVPDLRLAANGIDFMRMMMREEDPDTLFFNRKLQIEGDTELGLITKNLLDSVEWPFSEWFLKRSTSTLD, encoded by the coding sequence ATGGCGCTGCCTGAAATCATATTACCCAAATGGATGGCAAAAATCGGTACCAAACTTCCCGGCAAACCTCCACGCTTTGTTTTGGTCTCCGTATTGAATACCATGCTGAAAAAAGGTTTACTGCCTGCCGATATGGAACTTTTTGCCGGAAGAAAATTCGAAATCGAAGTTTTGGATGCCGGTATCAAAGTGCGGTTTAGTGCCAATACGGAAAAATTCCTGGACGACAACTTCAGTGGCGTCCCCGATCTGAGGCTGGCGGCCAACGGTATAGACTTCATGCGCATGATGATGCGCGAGGAAGATCCCGATACCTTATTTTTCAACCGTAAATTGCAAATCGAAGGCGATACGGAACTGGGGCTAATTACCAAAAACTTACTCGACAGTGTTGAGTGGCCTTTCAGCGAATGGTTCCTGAAACGCAGCACGTCCACTTTGGATTGA